From a single Granulicella aggregans genomic region:
- a CDS encoding electron transfer flavoprotein subunit alpha/FixB family protein, giving the protein MSGVLVVLEQHEGTWNRMSFEALAAGQQLAESLGIPCSAAVIGKSVAALGSELATKKLDTVIDVEHELLGEYTSDGYVIALEQLVRQESPAYVVFPHTYQVRDFAPALATRFRRVLISDVVAIKAEGGSSPVFVRQLLQGKLNADYRQTADAPTFVSIQAGTFRADSVAEGTAPIKAMTPAIEASQIRNKPGERFRESASTVDLTAAPVIVSVGRGIGEAENIPIIEELAAALGAELAASRPICDNGWLPMERQVGSSGQTVAPKLYLAVGISGAIQHLVGMKGSKAVIAINKDENAPIFEVADFGVVGDLFEIVPALTKAVLAAKG; this is encoded by the coding sequence ATGAGCGGAGTTCTGGTCGTTCTCGAACAGCACGAAGGCACATGGAACCGGATGAGCTTTGAGGCGCTTGCCGCGGGCCAGCAGCTTGCAGAGAGTCTGGGCATCCCTTGCTCGGCGGCTGTGATCGGCAAGAGCGTCGCTGCGCTCGGCTCCGAACTTGCCACAAAGAAGCTGGATACAGTCATCGACGTTGAGCATGAACTTCTAGGCGAGTACACGTCCGACGGCTACGTGATTGCGCTGGAGCAACTCGTCCGCCAGGAATCGCCAGCATACGTCGTCTTTCCCCACACCTACCAGGTGCGCGACTTCGCCCCAGCGCTAGCGACACGCTTTCGCAGGGTGCTTATCTCGGACGTGGTGGCGATCAAAGCGGAGGGTGGCAGCTCGCCCGTCTTCGTGCGCCAACTGCTGCAGGGCAAGTTGAACGCGGACTACCGGCAGACGGCTGACGCACCGACCTTTGTCTCCATCCAGGCGGGAACCTTCCGCGCGGATAGTGTCGCTGAAGGCACAGCGCCGATCAAGGCAATGACACCAGCGATCGAGGCGTCACAGATCCGCAACAAGCCCGGTGAACGCTTCCGCGAGTCCGCCAGCACCGTCGACCTGACCGCTGCGCCGGTCATCGTCTCTGTCGGCCGCGGCATCGGCGAGGCCGAGAACATCCCCATCATCGAAGAGCTTGCAGCGGCGCTTGGCGCAGAGCTGGCGGCCTCCAGACCCATCTGCGACAACGGCTGGCTCCCCATGGAACGGCAGGTAGGCAGCTCCGGCCAGACGGTTGCGCCAAAGCTCTATCTGGCAGTGGGCATCTCGGGAGCGATCCAGCACCTGGTCGGCATGAAGGGCTCGAAAGCGGTGATCGCGATCAACAAAGATGAAAACGCGCCGATCTTCGAAGTTGCGGACTTCGGAGTTGTGGGCGACCTGTTTGAGATCGTTCCGGCACTGACCAAAGCTGTTCTCGCAGCGAAGGGTTAG
- a CDS encoding site-2 protease family protein, with product MSQDVALAIFEFVVLLLAISIHDAAQAWMAARLGDPTAKMLGRMTLNPVKHFDLLGTLIWPALFIFRSPLVLGWGKPIPITTRNLKRYKDEMFIYLTGPLAHLAAAAVCLLILVVLKHTVAGTTESLDIASRLAFRDPMVSTLDLPPVFPILLFLYYGILVNLLLFAFNLVPLPSLDGGKVLRYFLPYNAQQTFDSWSFYLMIAFFFIGFRIILFILVPMLTIFDNVLNAL from the coding sequence ATGAGTCAGGACGTTGCACTCGCAATCTTTGAATTTGTTGTTCTCCTGTTAGCGATCTCCATCCACGATGCGGCGCAGGCGTGGATGGCCGCCCGCCTCGGCGACCCCACCGCCAAAATGCTGGGCCGGATGACGTTGAACCCGGTCAAGCACTTCGACCTGCTGGGGACGCTGATCTGGCCGGCTCTGTTTATCTTCCGCAGCCCGCTGGTGCTCGGCTGGGGCAAGCCCATCCCCATCACGACTCGTAACCTCAAGCGCTACAAAGACGAGATGTTCATCTATCTCACCGGGCCGCTCGCGCATCTGGCGGCTGCTGCGGTCTGCCTGCTGATCCTGGTGGTGCTCAAGCACACAGTTGCCGGCACGACCGAATCGCTCGATATCGCCTCGCGGCTCGCCTTCCGCGACCCCATGGTCTCGACGCTCGACCTGCCGCCGGTCTTCCCCATTCTGCTGTTTCTCTATTACGGCATCCTCGTAAACCTTCTGCTCTTCGCTTTCAACCTGGTGCCATTGCCGTCGCTCGACGGCGGTAAGGTACTGCGCTATTTCCTGCCCTACAACGCCCAGCAGACCTTCGACAGCTGGAGCTTTTACCTCATGATCGCCTTCTTTTTCATTGGTTTCCGGATCATCCTCTTCATTCTTGTTCCCATGCTGACGATATTCGACAACGTCCTGAACGCGCTTTAG
- a CDS encoding sensor domain-containing diguanylate cyclase: protein MRGFLGGKKQHYEAIDSAQMDHLRVFHDVARALTSSLELEEILHTIMNKMASFFGPERWSLMMVDEATTELYYAIAVGENEQTLKGLRVPLGEGVAGWVAATGNTLVVPDVALDPHWSVFSRNHPELNIQSIACLPVRANNKTLGVIQLLNSKLDLMSEFSLSFLRILCDYAAIAIQNSRSMNLIQELTITDDCTGLFNARHLYVTLDQQVQLAGNVQKTQFSLLFVDLDRFKNVNDTHGHQVGSALLAEVGNLLKRAAGPENSAYRYGGDEFVILLPGVGKDAAMATTMEICQRLREARFLDSRGLSLGVSGSFGLATFPEDGNSVHAILRSADKMMYEVKATSRNNVAVAGRGLVMTPPQTGPRVINRPKTG from the coding sequence ATGCGAGGATTTCTAGGCGGCAAGAAGCAGCACTACGAGGCGATCGATAGTGCGCAGATGGACCACCTGAGGGTGTTCCATGATGTAGCGCGCGCGCTTACCTCAAGCCTTGAGCTCGAAGAGATCCTTCACACCATCATGAACAAGATGGCTTCGTTCTTCGGGCCGGAGCGCTGGTCGCTGATGATGGTAGACGAAGCGACCACCGAACTCTACTACGCCATCGCTGTCGGCGAGAACGAACAAACCCTGAAGGGATTGCGCGTTCCGCTGGGCGAAGGCGTCGCAGGATGGGTTGCTGCGACGGGCAATACCCTGGTCGTTCCCGATGTCGCTCTCGACCCACACTGGTCGGTCTTTTCGCGAAACCATCCGGAGCTGAACATTCAGTCAATCGCTTGTCTTCCGGTCCGCGCAAACAACAAGACGCTCGGCGTCATCCAACTTTTGAACAGCAAGCTTGACCTGATGAGCGAGTTCTCGCTCTCCTTCCTGCGAATCCTCTGCGACTACGCGGCCATCGCCATTCAAAATTCGCGTTCGATGAATCTGATCCAGGAACTCACGATCACCGACGACTGCACGGGACTCTTCAACGCGCGTCACCTCTACGTGACTCTCGACCAACAGGTGCAACTGGCGGGCAATGTGCAGAAGACGCAGTTCAGCCTGCTCTTCGTCGATCTCGATCGCTTCAAGAATGTGAACGACACGCACGGCCACCAGGTTGGAAGCGCCCTGCTGGCGGAAGTCGGCAATCTATTGAAACGAGCGGCTGGTCCGGAGAACTCCGCTTATCGCTACGGAGGAGATGAATTCGTCATCCTTCTTCCCGGCGTTGGCAAGGATGCCGCGATGGCCACGACGATGGAGATCTGCCAGCGCTTGCGCGAGGCTCGCTTCCTCGATAGCCGCGGCCTTTCTCTGGGCGTCTCAGGCAGCTTCGGCCTTGCGACATTCCCCGAAGATGGCAACTCGGTCCACGCAATCCTTCGCTCCGCCGACAAGATGATGTACGAGGTCAAAGCCACCTCGCGCAACAACGTCGCCGTCGCCGGACGTGGCCTAGTAATGACTCCGCCGCAGACCGGCCCGCGCGTCATCAATCGTCCTAAAACTGGCTGA
- a CDS encoding DUF2911 domain-containing protein, with product MFLRSLACTLLLASSTLAVPTLGCAQMADSSKPLASPAATASVAMGDAKITIAYNSPSVRGRKIVGGLVPYGKVWRTGANPATTLTTSSDLHFGNLLVPAGTHTIYTYPSEKQWLLIINKQTGQWGTEYDVTKDLGRVPMTAKPMSSPQEVMSISFENTTATSTELHVRWEKTDEFVKITK from the coding sequence ATGTTTCTCCGCTCCCTAGCCTGTACGCTGCTGCTTGCCAGCTCCACTCTCGCCGTTCCGACGCTGGGATGTGCCCAAATGGCTGACTCCAGCAAGCCTCTCGCCAGTCCAGCCGCAACCGCCAGCGTCGCCATGGGCGACGCCAAGATCACCATCGCCTATAACTCCCCCTCTGTGCGCGGCCGCAAGATCGTGGGTGGCCTGGTCCCCTACGGCAAGGTATGGCGCACCGGCGCGAACCCTGCCACCACATTGACCACCTCAAGCGACCTGCACTTCGGCAACCTCCTGGTGCCAGCCGGGACGCACACGATCTACACCTATCCCAGTGAGAAGCAGTGGCTGCTGATCATCAACAAGCAGACGGGCCAGTGGGGCACGGAGTATGACGTAACCAAGGACTTGGGCCGCGTTCCGATGACTGCGAAGCCGATGTCCAGCCCGCAGGAGGTCATGTCGATCAGCTTCGAGAACACGACGGCAACCTCAACCGAGTTGCACGTGCGCTGGGAGAAGACCGACGAGTTTGTGAAGATCACGAAGTAG
- a CDS encoding (Fe-S)-binding protein, with product MVAVHSASSCLAALPGTFFIPVFAEPAHFSVLEMGLFAACILLSGGLFFWRFGPILRTILQAKKDQDFSLHPLGRRMWEFFWEVLCQAKVIEQRPAPGIAHAFVFWGFLAFALVSLNHFAAGLRLGFLPPESLVGKFYFDFAAVWAVLVAVSITSLFVRRFFIRPIWLGKKLSYESGFISFLIFLLMVTYLGAFFAAEGSPAIKALWWTHTLALLVFLPLIPHTKHLHLVLSPLTVFLKRDGFSKIPPLAGDEDFGLVAGKDVTQLIALQAYSCVECGRCTEHCPAATTGKVLNPKEIILGMRGYLNEFGAASDSLLLVETAANGASGSHLSMEAAFQCTTCGSCEFQCPVGIQHLPIIVGLRRGATNTGAWEDTYGTKLFLALEKNGNALGLSASERDKFIAKQGIPIFDGTQEYCLWLGCMGGYDPKGREIIADFARVMDFLGTTFGVLKKEKCTGDPARRLGNDLVFQTLAEHGLKALETAKVQKIVAICPHCVRTISNDWREYGIAPEIEHHSEFMARHKDRLPKQSDGGDIVYHDPCYLGRYRDVYEQPREIVELAGALVEAPRSHERSFCCGAGGGLAFLGEEHGERVSHVRAKELADTGAQRVGTACPFCNTMFRDALTAVTPDGKAPPQLLDIAQLTARNLPPILPN from the coding sequence ATGGTGGCTGTACACTCCGCTTCGTCTTGTCTGGCTGCGTTGCCGGGCACCTTTTTCATACCTGTCTTCGCAGAACCGGCCCATTTCTCCGTCCTGGAGATGGGCCTTTTTGCTGCCTGCATCCTGCTTTCAGGCGGACTCTTTTTCTGGCGCTTCGGGCCCATCCTGCGGACGATTCTGCAGGCAAAGAAAGATCAGGACTTCAGCCTTCACCCCCTCGGCCGTCGAATGTGGGAGTTCTTCTGGGAGGTCCTTTGCCAGGCTAAGGTCATCGAGCAGCGGCCCGCTCCCGGCATCGCGCATGCCTTCGTCTTCTGGGGTTTTCTGGCGTTCGCGCTGGTCAGCCTGAACCACTTCGCCGCGGGTCTGCGGCTGGGCTTCCTGCCGCCTGAGAGCCTCGTCGGGAAGTTCTACTTCGACTTTGCCGCCGTCTGGGCGGTGCTGGTCGCCGTCTCGATCACTTCCCTCTTCGTGCGCCGGTTCTTCATCCGTCCTATCTGGCTCGGCAAGAAACTCTCTTACGAGTCCGGCTTCATCTCCTTTCTCATCTTTCTGCTGATGGTGACCTATCTTGGTGCGTTCTTCGCGGCTGAAGGCTCTCCTGCCATCAAAGCTCTATGGTGGACTCACACGCTGGCGCTGCTGGTCTTTCTTCCCTTGATCCCGCACACCAAGCACCTGCACCTTGTCCTCAGTCCACTGACGGTATTCCTCAAACGCGATGGATTTTCGAAGATCCCACCGCTCGCTGGAGATGAGGACTTCGGCCTGGTTGCCGGCAAAGACGTAACTCAGTTGATCGCGCTGCAGGCCTATAGCTGTGTTGAATGCGGCCGCTGTACCGAGCACTGCCCTGCTGCCACTACCGGCAAGGTACTCAATCCGAAGGAGATCATCCTTGGAATGCGGGGATACCTCAACGAGTTTGGCGCGGCGTCTGATTCGCTGCTGCTGGTCGAGACTGCAGCTAACGGGGCCAGCGGCAGCCATCTTTCGATGGAAGCTGCCTTCCAATGCACCACCTGCGGCAGTTGCGAGTTCCAGTGTCCCGTCGGAATCCAGCATCTGCCAATCATCGTAGGCCTCCGCCGTGGGGCCACCAACACCGGGGCGTGGGAAGATACCTACGGAACGAAGCTCTTCCTCGCGCTTGAGAAGAATGGCAATGCGCTCGGTCTGAGCGCCAGCGAACGCGATAAGTTCATCGCGAAACAGGGCATTCCCATCTTCGACGGCACGCAGGAGTACTGCCTGTGGCTCGGCTGCATGGGTGGATACGACCCCAAGGGTCGCGAGATCATCGCCGACTTCGCACGCGTCATGGACTTCCTTGGAACCACCTTCGGCGTGTTGAAGAAAGAAAAATGCACGGGCGATCCAGCACGCCGCTTAGGCAACGACCTCGTCTTCCAAACGCTGGCGGAACACGGACTGAAAGCTCTTGAAACGGCCAAGGTCCAGAAGATCGTTGCCATCTGCCCGCACTGCGTCCGGACAATATCAAATGATTGGCGGGAGTACGGCATTGCGCCGGAGATTGAGCACCACTCCGAGTTCATGGCGCGTCACAAAGATCGCCTGCCGAAACAGTCCGACGGTGGTGACATCGTCTATCACGACCCCTGCTACCTCGGCCGTTATCGAGACGTCTACGAGCAGCCGCGCGAGATCGTCGAATTAGCCGGCGCACTTGTTGAAGCTCCACGCAGCCACGAACGCAGCTTCTGCTGCGGTGCCGGCGGCGGTCTCGCCTTCCTGGGCGAAGAGCACGGCGAGCGGGTCAGCCACGTCCGCGCAAAGGAATTAGCCGACACGGGGGCTCAGAGGGTAGGCACCGCCTGCCCATTCTGCAACACGATGTTCCGGGATGCTCTAACCGCCGTTACCCCGGATGGGAAGGCCCCGCCGCAACTCTTGGACATCGCGCAACTGACTGCTCGTAACCTGCCACCAATTTTGCCGAATTAG
- a CDS encoding segregation and condensation protein A, translating to MADEIVQNEAEDRGGRADVSGDAGPSTLLRSAQEDVSEVVREEVSAAAQEDVAVVSQGEPQEPFALEPRPIAAPPPESKRSDAKKNSVAKEEASQSPFSVTVGQVYDGPFDLLLDLIRKQNIDIYDIPISQITSQFLEYTHHLKQVDVDSAGEFIYMASLLIHIKSKTMLPRDPSDVTGVDSEDPRRELVERLLEHERFKAAAQMLMQKQQIEDATWSVPGIREFREDTGAEREIAADVPDLVRVFQDILARMRSRPVLNVDEESVTVAQMIEYVKRRLLMEEKPVSLRKLLHQTHSERALICMFLAMLELVRLQAVLLNQPALMGDILIKKTENFDTVFADQAQTRDDWR from the coding sequence ATGGCTGACGAGATTGTTCAAAACGAGGCTGAAGATCGCGGCGGTCGTGCAGACGTGAGCGGGGATGCAGGTCCTTCGACTCTGCTGCGCTCCGCTCAGGAAGACGTTTCTGAGGTGGTGCGGGAAGAGGTTAGTGCTGCGGCTCAGGAAGACGTTGCAGTGGTGTCTCAAGGAGAGCCGCAGGAGCCGTTTGCTTTGGAGCCTCGTCCCATCGCCGCGCCTCCGCCGGAGTCGAAGCGCAGCGACGCGAAGAAAAACTCGGTGGCCAAGGAAGAGGCGTCGCAGTCGCCGTTCTCCGTCACCGTGGGGCAGGTCTATGACGGCCCTTTCGACCTGCTGCTCGACCTGATCCGCAAGCAGAACATCGACATCTACGACATTCCGATCTCTCAGATCACGTCGCAGTTCCTCGAGTACACGCACCACTTGAAGCAGGTGGATGTGGATTCAGCGGGCGAGTTCATCTACATGGCTTCGCTGCTCATCCACATCAAGAGCAAGACCATGCTGCCGCGCGACCCGAGCGACGTTACTGGTGTGGACTCCGAAGACCCGCGGCGGGAGCTGGTGGAGCGTTTGCTCGAACACGAGCGCTTCAAGGCTGCCGCGCAGATGCTGATGCAGAAACAGCAGATCGAGGACGCAACGTGGTCAGTTCCCGGCATTCGCGAGTTCCGCGAAGATACCGGTGCTGAACGCGAGATTGCCGCCGACGTACCGGACCTTGTTCGGGTCTTTCAAGACATCCTGGCGCGGATGCGGTCTCGGCCAGTGTTGAATGTCGATGAGGAATCGGTGACTGTCGCGCAGATGATCGAATACGTAAAGCGCCGGCTGTTGATGGAAGAGAAGCCTGTCTCGCTGCGCAAGCTGCTGCACCAGACCCACTCGGAGCGCGCGCTGATCTGCATGTTTCTCGCGATGCTGGAGCTGGTAAGGCTACAGGCCGTCCTGCTGAATCAGCCTGCGTTGATGGGCGACATTCTCATCAAAAAGACGGAGAACTTTGACACGGTCTTCGCGGATCAGGCCCAGACGCGGGACGATTGGCGATAA
- a CDS encoding SRPBCC family protein, with protein MIRFEKTTVIDAPIERCFDLARSVDVHLVANVHSGEQALAVGGITSGLTGLGQQVTWRAKHFGFWHDLTSEVTLLEPPFHLQVTMIKGIFRSMQADHIFRVLPTGATEMKDIYAIAAPLPILGPTAEFLFLRRYMLALVRERNAVIKRIAESAEWPHYLTAVETKRKDVLQ; from the coding sequence ATGATCAGATTCGAAAAGACGACGGTCATCGATGCCCCAATTGAGCGTTGCTTCGATCTCGCTCGCAGCGTCGACGTGCACCTGGTCGCTAACGTCCACTCTGGCGAGCAGGCGCTCGCGGTTGGTGGAATCACCTCAGGCCTCACCGGCCTCGGCCAGCAGGTGACTTGGCGCGCGAAGCACTTCGGCTTCTGGCATGACCTGACCAGCGAGGTGACGCTCCTCGAGCCGCCATTCCATCTTCAGGTGACGATGATCAAGGGCATCTTTCGGTCGATGCAGGCTGACCATATATTTCGGGTCCTTCCGACTGGCGCAACCGAGATGAAGGACATCTATGCCATCGCTGCGCCGCTTCCCATCCTTGGACCGACTGCGGAGTTCCTCTTCCTGAGACGCTACATGCTGGCTCTTGTGCGCGAGCGCAATGCTGTGATCAAGCGAATCGCCGAGTCCGCGGAATGGCCACATTACCTTACTGCCGTTGAGACAAAGCGAAAGGATGTGTTGCAATGA
- the moaA gene encoding GTP 3',8-cyclase MoaA: MMAGDLAAPSAEGRLTDSHGRAITDLRISVTDRCNYKCVYCRTGEEGINFTELPIEHYLRMIRIFVSLGVEKVRITGGEPLLRAGLVDMVAELAQMRTTYPSLESGEADQLLDIALTTNGHLLEAMAAPLKAAGLSRITVSMDAVDSETFTRITRVPRSFERVLAGIRAARDAGLGPVKVNCVLLRGFNEDQIERFAEFSRAEGVIVRFIEWMPLEEDRSWKPETVVTMDEIVARLNAWRPLVDLEPNAASETARRFTFDDGVGEIGIIAPVSRPFCGHCSRIRLTSDSKIRTCLFSQVDHDLYKKSREGRSDSELAAYIRHVVFRKEARHHIGEAGFLKPARNMVHIGG; this comes from the coding sequence ATGATGGCGGGAGATCTCGCTGCCCCGTCGGCAGAGGGGAGACTGACGGACAGCCACGGTCGAGCGATCACCGATCTTCGCATCTCAGTGACAGACCGCTGTAACTACAAGTGCGTCTATTGCAGGACAGGCGAAGAGGGTATCAACTTCACCGAGCTGCCAATTGAGCACTACCTGCGCATGATCCGCATCTTTGTGTCACTTGGCGTTGAAAAGGTACGCATCACCGGCGGCGAGCCATTGCTGCGCGCCGGTCTGGTGGATATGGTTGCCGAACTCGCCCAGATGAGGACAACATATCCCTCGCTGGAGTCCGGAGAAGCAGATCAACTGCTGGATATTGCGCTTACGACCAACGGCCACCTGTTGGAAGCGATGGCCGCGCCGCTGAAGGCCGCGGGCCTGAGCAGAATTACGGTGAGTATGGATGCGGTCGACTCGGAGACCTTTACCCGCATCACACGGGTTCCACGCAGCTTTGAGCGAGTGCTCGCTGGAATTCGCGCGGCTCGCGATGCGGGCCTTGGCCCGGTGAAGGTGAACTGCGTCCTCCTTCGCGGCTTCAACGAAGACCAGATTGAGCGCTTCGCGGAGTTCAGCCGCGCTGAAGGCGTCATCGTCCGATTTATCGAGTGGATGCCGCTTGAAGAAGATCGGAGTTGGAAGCCGGAGACGGTCGTTACCATGGACGAGATCGTCGCCCGACTGAACGCGTGGCGGCCGCTGGTCGATCTCGAACCGAACGCCGCAAGTGAGACAGCGCGGCGGTTTACCTTCGATGACGGTGTAGGAGAAATTGGCATCATCGCCCCGGTCTCACGGCCCTTCTGCGGGCACTGCAGCCGCATTCGGCTCACCTCGGACTCGAAGATCCGGACCTGCCTCTTCTCCCAGGTCGATCACGATCTCTACAAAAAATCTCGCGAGGGCAGATCCGATTCGGAACTAGCTGCGTATATCCGACACGTAGTCTTTCGCAAGGAAGCAAGGCACCACATCGGCGAAGCAGGTTTCCTGAAGCCTGCCCGCAACATGGTGCACATCGGCGGCTAA
- the trpS gene encoding tryptophan--tRNA ligase has translation MTLSTTESGQNPASTGERPRVLSGMRPTGKLHLGNYMGALYNWVKLQHEYECYFFLADYHALTTDYADTSKIKENRSDVLLDFLAGGLDPKLCTIFAQSAVPAHFELHVLLSNITPLSWLERVPSYKDQQEQLREKDLATYGFLGYPLLQSADILLYKPKYVPVGQDQAAHVEITREIARRFNHIYGAREDQALGSAHSDKEKLAEELSSPASIILPEPDVLLTPSPKLPGLDGRKMSKSYGNTILLSEEEPVLRQKLKGMVTDPARVRRTDPGNPEVCPVFDLHKVFSSEEVKAEASEGCRTAGIGCIQCKGWLADAVVRELVPIQERRRYFEANPDEVASILQAGNARANERANQTLQEVRVAMGVD, from the coding sequence ATGACACTTTCGACGACTGAATCAGGGCAAAATCCGGCGAGCACCGGCGAACGGCCGCGCGTACTGAGCGGAATGCGGCCGACAGGAAAGCTGCATCTCGGCAATTACATGGGAGCGCTCTACAACTGGGTGAAGTTGCAGCATGAGTACGAGTGCTACTTCTTTCTTGCCGACTACCATGCGCTGACCACCGACTACGCCGACACCAGCAAGATCAAGGAGAACCGGAGCGACGTGCTGCTGGATTTTCTGGCGGGTGGCCTTGACCCGAAACTATGCACGATCTTCGCCCAGAGCGCGGTTCCGGCCCACTTTGAGCTTCATGTCCTGCTCAGCAACATCACGCCGCTCTCCTGGCTGGAGCGTGTACCCAGCTACAAGGACCAGCAGGAGCAGTTGCGCGAGAAAGACCTCGCAACCTACGGTTTCCTCGGCTACCCGCTGCTGCAGTCTGCGGACATTTTGCTTTACAAGCCGAAGTACGTGCCGGTGGGACAGGATCAGGCCGCGCACGTTGAGATCACGCGCGAGATCGCCCGGCGCTTTAACCATATCTACGGCGCGCGCGAGGATCAGGCCCTTGGATCGGCGCACTCCGATAAGGAGAAGCTGGCAGAGGAGCTCTCTTCTCCCGCTTCGATAATCCTTCCTGAGCCCGATGTACTGCTGACGCCCTCGCCCAAGCTCCCTGGCCTCGATGGCCGCAAGATGTCGAAGAGCTACGGCAACACGATTCTGCTCTCAGAAGAGGAGCCAGTGCTCCGGCAGAAGCTGAAGGGCATGGTCACCGATCCGGCGCGCGTGCGCCGTACCGATCCCGGCAATCCGGAAGTATGCCCGGTCTTCGATCTGCATAAGGTCTTCTCGAGTGAAGAAGTAAAGGCCGAGGCCTCTGAGGGCTGTCGCACCGCAGGTATCGGCTGCATCCAGTGCAAGGGTTGGCTGGCGGACGCGGTGGTTAGGGAACTGGTTCCGATCCAGGAGCGTCGTCGCTACTTCGAGGCCAATCCGGACGAAGTTGCGTCGATTCTGCAGGCAGGAAATGCGCGCGCCAACGAGCGTGCCAACCAGACGCTGCAGGAAGTTCGCGTCGCGATGGGTGTCGACTAG
- a CDS encoding SIMPL domain-containing protein, protein MYRIGLTAVAIAAMTFAAQSQTIQVNKDNRTIAITTTDEAQAVADRAVVSVGYTVYGADQDSTYAEASKSSNAIMKALKDAGVKPEQIESTEQNLSGIGDEDKPRYSKGIRFVASQGWTVTVPADAAADTLHVAVTAGANNSGNINWQLADDSKLESEAAEKALIHAKQIAERMTKGLGVTLGPLVYASNQTPPRPGIFGVLNTDSASMSRVLNKNLKPLAIRPEKISKSATVYAVFSLQ, encoded by the coding sequence ATGTACAGGATCGGACTTACGGCAGTCGCGATTGCGGCGATGACGTTTGCGGCACAATCGCAGACGATTCAGGTGAACAAGGACAATCGGACGATCGCGATTACGACGACGGACGAGGCGCAGGCCGTTGCGGATCGGGCGGTAGTTTCAGTGGGCTACACCGTCTACGGGGCCGATCAGGATTCGACTTATGCCGAGGCTTCGAAGAGTTCGAACGCGATCATGAAGGCGCTGAAAGATGCTGGAGTCAAGCCGGAGCAGATTGAGAGCACAGAGCAGAACCTCTCGGGCATCGGCGATGAGGACAAGCCGCGATACAGCAAGGGGATTCGATTCGTGGCTTCTCAGGGATGGACGGTTACGGTGCCAGCGGATGCGGCTGCGGATACGCTGCATGTCGCGGTCACCGCTGGAGCGAATAACAGCGGGAACATCAACTGGCAGCTTGCGGATGACTCGAAGCTCGAGAGCGAGGCGGCGGAGAAGGCGCTGATTCACGCGAAGCAAATTGCGGAACGGATGACCAAAGGGTTGGGCGTAACGCTGGGGCCGCTCGTGTATGCGAGCAACCAAACACCCCCGAGGCCCGGGATCTTTGGAGTGCTGAATACCGATTCGGCGAGTATGAGCAGGGTGCTCAATAAAAATCTCAAGCCGCTGGCGATTCGACCGGAGAAGATATCGAAGTCGGCGACCGTCTATGCGGTGTTTTCGCTTCAGTAG
- a CDS encoding electron transfer flavoprotein subunit beta/FixA family protein, which produces MKILVAIKQVPERDAQIHIAADGKWIDEDDLAYTINEPDAYALEEALQLKEKNGGEVVALCAGPERVTSTLRDALAKGADRAIHIEADDLAERDTLGIAELLAAAVKAESPDLILTGLQSDDLGLGQTGVVLAELLGIPHATIIMQVEKTDTGLRVKRELEDGWFQHVDMPLPALLTIQSGGNKLRYATLMGIKKAKTKETSTVAADAVTSTALELARIYLPEKQKQTTMITGTPDQIAAQLVEKLKFEVRVI; this is translated from the coding sequence ATGAAGATTCTCGTAGCCATCAAGCAGGTTCCCGAGCGCGACGCGCAGATCCACATTGCCGCTGACGGCAAGTGGATCGACGAAGACGATCTCGCCTACACCATCAACGAGCCGGATGCCTACGCGCTCGAAGAGGCGCTGCAGTTGAAGGAGAAGAATGGCGGCGAGGTCGTCGCGCTCTGTGCTGGCCCAGAACGCGTCACCAGCACACTCCGCGACGCTCTGGCCAAGGGTGCTGACCGGGCGATTCACATCGAGGCAGACGACCTTGCCGAGCGCGACACGCTGGGCATCGCCGAGTTGCTGGCAGCCGCCGTGAAGGCGGAGTCCCCTGACCTGATTCTCACCGGCCTGCAATCCGATGATCTAGGCCTTGGGCAGACTGGCGTTGTGCTGGCAGAGCTTCTGGGCATCCCCCACGCGACGATCATCATGCAGGTGGAAAAGACGGACACCGGTCTGCGTGTGAAGCGCGAATTAGAAGACGGTTGGTTCCAACACGTCGACATGCCACTGCCCGCGTTGCTGACGATCCAGTCCGGCGGCAACAAGCTGCGCTATGCGACGTTGATGGGCATCAAGAAGGCGAAGACAAAAGAGACCAGCACCGTTGCCGCTGATGCGGTGACCTCAACAGCGCTGGAGCTGGCCCGCATCTACCTGCCCGAAAAACAGAAGCAAACCACGATGATCACCGGAACGCCGGATCAGATTGCCGCGCAGCTTGTCGAGAAACTGAAGTTTGAAGTGAGGGTGATATGA